The nucleotide sequence AGATGTCAAAATTAAGCCCGATAAAATTTGAAGTACGAAATAAAACAAAGCAAAACTAGCAAGAAAAACAATATATTTTTTCAATTTTATCACTCCTTTCAAAATGGTAGAACCTGTTAAAACACTTAGATTTTCATATAAAATTTAACACTACCTATATATAACGAATGGATTGAGGAAAAAGTTTCAATTTTAAAATATATCAAAAATATTCCCTATCAGTCTTCCAATGCCCCTTATTAACCAAAAGATCATTCGAAACGGCAATAAGAGCACTTCTGGTATCCAGAATAGCACATCAAGAATAAAATCGATAAACGTATATTGGCCTTTCTTTTTCTTGCTTTTTCTCATTTTTTCCTTCTTTTTATTCCACCATTCTTTCATTTTGTACCCCTGCCTTTTGATTACATTATATACTACATATTAATTGGAAAAATATCCTTTTTTGCAATTTAAAAATAGCATCCCTTAAATAAAAGGATGCTTATATTTACGGAGGATAGTCAACTTAAGTTTCCGTTATTGACTCGTTTTTTTGTAAAAAAGACAGGAGCAGAGTCAATATCTTCTAACCACCGCTGTTCCGGAGTATCAATTCCATTTTTAATCCAAACATCCCCTTGATTACCGTTTTGATTCTTACGATACCAAGTAATATATGTTCCAACAACTTGCGGGTCGATGTCTAGTTCACTTTTCTTTGGAAAGGAGATTTGTTTTTGTTCTGTTGATTTTACATTAATTAAAAAAAGTGTTGTAAACATCGTAGGAACAGGTCCTTCTTTCCATTCTTTGTTTTCTTTTACACGAGCAACGATTACTTCATCTTTGGAAAGCCATTCTAAATCAAGATCAACATATCCTTCCGGTGTATATTCCTTTTGGTGCTTCAAAATTGGAATGTCGGCAACCGTTGTTTTTTTGTTTTCAACAAAAAACCTTCCCTCACCAGATATGTAGGCTAATTTATTTATCTTGGGTGCCCATTTGAACCAGTCCTCATACCAAAGCATATTCCCCACCGCTTGAAAGTTTCCCCCAGCAGATGACAGTACACATAATGTATTGCTATCATTGGACAAAGATGCTGTAGGGGTTGCAAGAAAACTAACCCATTTCCCATCCGAACTCCATTTAAAATATTCGGCATTAATCGCAAATAAGTCTTTCGTATTCGTTTGAATCGTATAAAACGGCTTTATCTTTTTCGTATCCAAATTGGCATCGGCTGCTATTTTAAAAAGATGAACAGGTTCCCATCCTGTAGGGAGTAAATTGGACTGGGAAGATGCTACAAATGCTTTCCCATCTGGAAACCATGCAAAATCACTAATACCTAAAGCTACATTCTCAAAACCTTCTGGGCGTCCTCGCTTTGTTTTTGTAATATTTAGTACACCACCAGCATTATAGGCTAATTGATTTGCAATCGGTGACCATTGAAAATTTCTCGTTTCAATCGTTTCATATGGCTGGTAGCTTTCATTTTTTTCTGTATCATAAATATACAAAAATGTTTTTTCACCATATTCATCGCCGTCCAAATAGGCAATAAAGCGCCCATCATATGACCACTCTGGTGAGTAAACAAATCGATTCTTTGTTATCTGTTTTTCTTTATCACCCTCCACCATCCAAAGCTGATGGTCACGGATGAAAATAGCTTTCAGCGGTGCTTCTGCGAAAGCTGGTGGTGAAAAAGTAAAACAGATTAATATTATCATGAACAACATCCTAGTTCCCATTCATCATACCTCCTTGTAATTAGGATGCCATAATGAATGGTTTCAATTCTGCAACAAACACACTAGAGCAGCTATAGCCCTACTTATTTTCTCAAAAAAATGACTCCATCACTTCTCTCAACTTGAAAATTCATATCATCTTTCAAACTAAGTGTAGAATAACCCGCATCAAAATCATTCTTAGGTGAAAATGAAATACCGTAACCGCTATTCTCAGGATATCCATAAACATAGCAGACCACTTTTCCATTTTTCAAAAAAACAATTTGGCTCATTCCTTCGCTTACAGTTTCACTGATTTGGTCCCATTTATAACCAACCGTTTCATACACCTTATCCTTTGTAGTATATGGGTCAAAAGAATAGACAACATCCCATTCAAATGGAGTTACTTCTACTAAATTTATTGACCTAACGGGCTGTTCAATTGATAAAAGTTCTTTCTTTAACAGCTTTGCATTTACATCCCATAAATCCTTTTTTAATAGATTCATAAAGACTGCCATACCTATTATTCCGATAGCGATTACGATAACGATTTTTTTCAATTTCACCGAATAATCCCCTAATCATTTTAAATTAACTAAATCTCGTCTTTTTCCAATTTTACCATAAAAATATTATCATAGTTTCCTACTTTTCCAGAATAGCATTCATTTTTGGAATCATACCGAACACTAGCAATATGCATGTTTTTTATTCTACATATAACATACTATTCCATAACTAAAAGTTATCAATTTTATGCATATTAACAATTAGAAGTTATGTAAAAGAAGGAGTATGATAAGGTTAACGTATAAATAATTTTGAAAAAACAAATGAGGGCTATGATTATGGAATGGCATCAAATTAATTATTTTCAAACGGTGGCGAAGACGCAGCATATTACTCGCGCGGCCGAACAGCTATCTATTTCCCAGCCTGCGCTTAGCCGCTCGATTGCGAAGCTTGAGGATGAATTAGGCGTGAAGCTTTTTGACCGGAAAGGAAGAAATATTTATCTAAATCGCTATGGGAAAATGTTTCTAAAGCGTGTCGAGCAATCTATTGAACAGATTGAGATTGGGAGACAAGAAATCATGGATGAAGTTCATCCCAATCACGGGACAATTTCGTTGGCCTTTTTACCCTCACAAGGTATTAGCTTTGTTCCTGATATGTTAAGCGCTTATCGTGGAATGTATCCAAACGTAAAATTTCTCTTACATCAAGCTTCAAACGAAGAGATTTTAAAACAGGTAAAATCAAGGAAAGTCGATCTTGCTCTCCTAATGCTCTTACAAGATGAGCAGGAAATCCTATGGCAGCCTCTGTTAACGGAGCAATTATTTTTGATTGTATCTGTGAATCATTGGCTGGCAGACTATAATAAAGTAGATTTAAAAATGATTAAGGACGAGCCATTTATCTCTTTTAAAAAGGGCTATGGATTACAGACAATTATACAAAATTTTTGCCTTAAAGCAGGCCTAACACCAGATATTGTGTTTGAAGGAGAAGATATTGGGACTGTTTCTGGATTAGTGGGCGCCCAGTTAGGTGTTTCATTAGTACCTGACGTAAAAGTAATTGACAAAAGCAAAGTAAAGCTCATCGAAGTTCAAAATCCAATTTGTACGAGGAAAATTGGAATTGCAAGGCTTAAGGATAGCTATCTATCACCAGCCACAGCGAAATTTATCCAATATGCTATGGATTTATATAAAACTAACTAAAGGGGTATCATTCAATCATGGATTATATACAGCGTGGGACACACACATTTAAACTGGTTAACATTGCTTTATTTGCAGGGGGATTTAATACATTCGCAATCCTTTGGGGGACGCAGCCGCTGCTCCCTGAAATCGCGAAAGAGTTTCATCTATCACCAGCTGTTTCGAGTTTAAGCCTATCTTCAACGACAATTGCTTTAGCGATAAGCATGATTATTGCGGGATCATTATCTGAAGTATTTGGACGGAAACCAGTGATGACATTTGCTTTAGTGGCTTCATCGATTCTATCAATTTTAACCGCCTTTAGCCCTACCTTTCATTTGTTGCTTTTATGCCGAATTTTGCAAGGGATTACGCTGGCAGGGCTGCCTGCTGTGGCAATGGCATATTTAGGCGAGGAGATTGAAGCAAAAAGTTTAGGCTTTGCCATGGGTTTATATATAAGCGGTAACTCCGTTGGCGGCATGAGCGGGCGGATTATTAGCGGTATTTTAACCGATTTGTTTAGCTGGCGGATTGCTCTAGCAGGAATTGGAATTGTTAGTTTACTAGCTAGTATTATTTTTTGGTTTATTTTGCCGAAATCTTCTCATTTCAAGCCACGGAAATTTGCAATAAAACCATTAGTATCTTCTCTTTTTTCACAATTTAAAGAGCCTGGCCTTATTTATATTTTTATGACTGGATTTTTACTAATGGGAAGTTTTATTTCATTATATAACTATATTGGTTTTCAACTAATCGAACCACCCTATTCGTTAAGCCAAACGTTAGTGGGGTTTATTTTTATCGTTTATACAATTGGTACGTTTAGCTCAACATGGATGGGAATGCTAGCAGACAATCATGGCAAAAAGAAGCTATTGCAAATTTCATTAATTATTCTATTGTTAGGTGCTTGTATCACCTTACATACAGCTTTATCGTTAAAAATTATCGGAATTGCCGTGTTTACGTTCGGCTTTTTTGCAGGCCATTCGATTGCCAGCAGTTGGGTTGGACAGTTAGCAACCCATGATAAAGCACAAGCAGCAGCATTATATTTATTTTTCTATTATTTCGGTTCTAGCATCGGCGGTACAATTAGCGGTACATTTTATAGCCGTTTCGGCTGGGTTGGAGTCATCTCAATGATTGTCGTATTTACGAGTATTTCTATTATTCTTTCACTGCGATTAGGCACCATTACTTCGAAAAGAGTAAAATATACTCCACATGAAGTTTAAAAAAGAAGTTCTAACAAAAGCACAAATATAGGCCCTTCCCCATATATTGGCCTTAGAATATAAAAGAGGAGGGCCTTATTTTATGCAGTTTTATTATGGCCAACAGATGCCATTAAGAATTTTAGATGAAGCTGAATTTTGGAAAGAACAAGAAAAGGAGCATACGATAGTCATTAGGGAACTAGTTCCAAATTTAGAGCCTGAATTTTTAAATGCCTTACATGATTGGGAAAAAGTACTTGGCGAAACACGTCAGCAGGTTGTGCAATTCATCCAAACTGTCGTGCGTGTAGGCCAATATGTGCCCCAAGCCTTACAACAGCAGGTTCTACAAATGGTGCCTCATTGGCTTGAGCAGAGCTTAGGATTTATCGAGCTGTGCAGACAAATAAAAAATAACAGCAAGCCAGTTAGTACTAATCCTACTGCTAAAGTAGTCCTGGATCATATTATCCGTGAATCGGAATATTTTATAGGGATTGGGCAGGCCTTATTATATAACCAAAGTCAATGAGCTGAAATAAGCGACAGAAGCTGGCCGATAGATGAGTCAGCTTTTTTTAATTATAACAAATTGAAATTTTACATAAAAACAGAGGATTTAGATGATTTTCTATGGAGAAGTCCGCATAAATACTGCTTGTGTTGGGACAGTTGAATTAGTTTTAAAAGGAACTGAGACGTAAAATGAGCTTGATCCCTATCAGTATTTTATTATTTCAAAATAGGGGTGTAAAAATTTAACAAAAAGTTCATTCTTTTTCCTAATTTTTACGTTTATAATAAAAATTAGGGGTTCTGAGTGCCAAAAAAATGGAAAAGGGGGATCAAGCTTGCAAGCTACTAAATCTTTATTAGTAAAAGTTATGCTTTTTATTTTAGCTGTAACACTATTTATTACAACAGCAACAGGATGGCTCAATTACAAAACGTCAAAAGATATTATCATCCGCTCCTTACAAAATAATGCAGAAAGCCAAATCGCCATCCATGCTTCACAGCTTGGAACGTGGCTGCAAACAAGAAAATCAGAAGTCGAGGTCATGTCTAACATCGATTTAGTTCGCTTTGGCAGCAAGGAAGATATTTTACGATATTTTGCAGGGGAAAGAAAAAGAACAGGTGATCTTTATTCTTCGATTGGGATTTGTGACACTGAAGGGAATTTAACTCTTGATTCTAATATTACAATTCAAATTAGTAGTGAAACATCGTTTCCAGATGTTATGTCCGGAAATTCAATTATTTCCAATCCATTTCCTGATAAAGCTGATCCGAATAATTTGATTATTTCTTTTGAAGTGCCTGTTTATGATGAAAACAAAAAAGTAAAAGGCTTAATTAGTGGAGCTGCACCTATTAATAATGTTTTTGCAGAAGCCGCTAACTTTAAAATCGGGAAAACAGATAATGTATATGTCTTTCAAGAAGATGGGTTAATCATTCACCATCCAGACAAAACAAAGGTTTTACAAGAAAACCTTTTGCAATCATCTAATCCTGAAATCAAAAACTTAGCTATAGAGATGGTTAAAAATAAGCATGGTTTTTCAAAGCTAACTGTTAATGGACAAGATCGGATGTACTTCTATGCACTCGTCCCTCATACAACATGGATTATGATGATTGAAGTGCCATTAAAAGAATTTACAGCACAGCTCACGCCGTTATTATTCATTACGATTGGTTCAGGTATAGCAGGGCTATTATTAACTGGAATTATCTTATTCTTACTGTTAAAACACCCAATCAATCGAATTCGTAAAGTCGCTCAAGTCGCAGAAGTCATTGCCGACGGCAAATTAGTTGTTGAAAAAATTGAAGATACACACGATGATGAGGTTAGCCTTTTAGCAGATGCAGTAAATAAAATGGCATCAAATTTACGAGATCTGCTCACGCACGTAAATCAAACGATTGAACAAGTTACAGTAGCATCAAATCAGTTCATCCAAGGTGTAGAATTTGCTTCTAATGCCGCAAAATCAATAACAGGTTCAGCACAAGAAGTTTCAGCAGCAACAGATCATCAATTGCAGGCGATACAGCAAAATGCTGATGCCCTTGATCAAATGGCATCAGGCATTCAAAGAGTTGCTGCATCCTCCTCTGATGTCTCAGAGGCCGCTTCAAAAACAGAAGAAGAAGCGCTACAAGGAAATCAAAGCCTTACAGAGGCAGTTAAGCAAATGGATAACATTTACCAATCTGTTCATAAATCACGAAATGTTGTCCAATTGTTAGCAAATCGTTCCAAAGAAATTGGCGAAATTTCTAGCATCATTACGAGTATTGCGGATCAAACGAATTTGTTGGCACTAAATGCCGCGATTGAGGCAGCTAGAGCTGGTGAACATGGGAAAGGTTTCGCCGTCGTAGCAGAAGAGGTGCGAAAGCTAGCCGAGCAATCAAAGGATTCTGCGGACAAAATTTCAAATTTAATTTATGAAATTCAAGAGGATACGGAGGAAGCCGTTCAAGCGATGGCAGCTGGTGCCACCGATGCCCAAAGAGGCATTGACATCGTGAATAAGGCCGGTAAAATGTTTACTAACATTCTCGTAGCGATTGAACAAATTACCGATCAAATTCAAGAAGTATCTGCATCGTCAGAACAAATTTCTGCTTCAACCGAGGAAATTACAGCATCATCTTCAGAAATGTTAACGATTGCTCAAAAGTCCGCTGACAACGCAAGCATCGTTACAACACAAACTGACTCACAGCTTGCGATGATTGAGGACATGAAAAATTCTAATAATGCTTTACAAACTATGATTAGTGAATTACAGAAGGCAATGCGGAAATTCACTTTATAATGGGACAAAGGGGCAAAATACTTTGTCCCTTTTCTCTATTCGTGAGACTAACAAAAAGTGGACCACTAAACCTGTCCCCCTGTCCCAGTTATTTTTATATAACTAAGCTGGCTTTGATTTAAAAAACGGATTGGAAGCCGACTTGTACCAAGCCCGCTATCAATATATAAGTGTAGGTTGTTGCCAAGTTTAAATGGACCTTTATCGTATTTAGGAAAAAAACCTTGATCAGGCACAACCAACGCTCCAATAAATGGCAACCTTACTTGCCCTCCATGTGTATGCCCGCTTAAAATTAAATCAACCGAGTTGCTATTGATTAGCTTTATGACACTTGGCGAATGGGACAAAAGCACTGTAAGACGTTCTTTATGAACTCCTTGCAAGGCCTTTTTTAAATCGCCATGCTTTGTTGTATAGTCCGCTACTCCAACTAGATTAATAGCAACATCCCCTTCCGTGAATTTTGTCTTTTCATTATCCAAAATGGTAACCTTTCGTTCTTTCAGCCCTTTTAAAAACTCTTTAAAACGGGGATTGCTCCACTCATGATTGCCTGATACAAAAAAGATTTTATGATTGATGGAACTAAGCCTTTCGATTAAATACAAAACATTGTCTAGGTTTTTTGTACGTCGATCGATGATGTCGCCCGTCAATACAATGACGTTTGCTTTTAAATTTTTCACCATCTTTATTAATTCTTCATTATTGTTTCAAAACACTTTGTTATGCAAGTCACTCATTTGCAAAATGGTAAATTCGGAGCAATGCGGCATCTTGTTGCTAGTAAACTCAATTTTGTTAACTTTAAAATAATTGGTATCAAAATAAGTTTTAGCGACCGTTACGAAAAAAAAGACCGCCACTAAAATGAGGACTAGCACTGATATGCACCCCCCATGCAAAATTTTCCTAATCGTTTTTAGTGTAGCATTTCCTAAAAAAGCTGGCAATTCCCCTAAGATATAGGGCTTAACCTTACTAGATTAGCTGAAATTGGCCCATCTAACCTGTCCTTGTGTTCCCGCTCCCTGCTAGGTATTTGTGGATAGATGATTGCGGAATTATTAAAAAACGGGTACAGACCTAAAGCAGACGTAATCTAGGGTACATATAATTACAGTACAACATCACTAGAATGATAAACGGAAGGGAAAGGCAACTGCGGATAAACTACTAAAAGAGCAACGTTTTCGGTGCTAACTAAATAAAAAATTGAAAGGAGCAAAATATGCAACAAATGGTTTGGATAACAATACTGGCATTCTTTGGGACTATTGGATTCATTCTTTGGAGACCTAGAGGCCTTAATGAAGCAATACCAGCAACGATTGGTGCAATCATTGTTATACTTAGCGGCAGCGTACCGCTTCGTGACCTCGGCATCATTACCGAAACAATCAGTGGAGCAGCGATTACCATTATGGCTACAATTGTGATGGCCATCGTTTTAGAAAGCTTTGGTTTTTTTAACTGGGTAGCAGAAAAACTAGCAGAAAAAGCAAAAGGGTCTGGCATTCGTTTATTTTGGTATGTTAACCTCCTGTGCTTTCTCATGACACTTTTTTTTAACAATGATGGCAGTATATTAATCACAACCCCTATTTTGGTCATGCTATTAAACAATATGGGCTTAAAAAACTATGAAAAAATACCTTATTTGCTTTCAGGGGCCATTATCGCAACTGCTTCAAGTGCACCTATTGGTGTTAGTAATATTGTCAATCTCATTGCTTTAAAAATTGTTGATATGAGTTTATATATGCATACAGCCATGATGTTTGTTCCAGCAACACTTGGACTACTATTATTAGTCGTACTTTTGTTTCTTCGCTTTAAAAAAGTTCTACCTAAAACGATTCCTTCTAAAATAACCGGACTATCACTCCCTTCCTACCATCCATTAAAACATAATCCGATTTATTCTTCAGAAAAAAATCGTACAAGATTTATGATACATGTCTTGCTTTTTGTTTTTGCTGTCCGTATTAGTCTCTTTATTGCATCTTTTTTATCTAT is from Bacillus sp. (in: firmicutes) and encodes:
- a CDS encoding translocation protein TolB, whose amino-acid sequence is MGTRMLFMIILICFTFSPPAFAEAPLKAIFIRDHQLWMVEGDKEKQITKNRFVYSPEWSYDGRFIAYLDGDEYGEKTFLYIYDTEKNESYQPYETIETRNFQWSPIANQLAYNAGGVLNITKTKRGRPEGFENVALGISDFAWFPDGKAFVASSQSNLLPTGWEPVHLFKIAADANLDTKKIKPFYTIQTNTKDLFAINAEYFKWSSDGKWVSFLATPTASLSNDSNTLCVLSSAGGNFQAVGNMLWYEDWFKWAPKINKLAYISGEGRFFVENKKTTVADIPILKHQKEYTPEGYVDLDLEWLSKDEVIVARVKENKEWKEGPVPTMFTTLFLINVKSTEQKQISFPKKSELDIDPQVVGTYITWYRKNQNGNQGDVWIKNGIDTPEQRWLEDIDSAPVFFTKKRVNNGNLS
- a CDS encoding LysR family transcriptional regulator, whose product is MEWHQINYFQTVAKTQHITRAAEQLSISQPALSRSIAKLEDELGVKLFDRKGRNIYLNRYGKMFLKRVEQSIEQIEIGRQEIMDEVHPNHGTISLAFLPSQGISFVPDMLSAYRGMYPNVKFLLHQASNEEILKQVKSRKVDLALLMLLQDEQEILWQPLLTEQLFLIVSVNHWLADYNKVDLKMIKDEPFISFKKGYGLQTIIQNFCLKAGLTPDIVFEGEDIGTVSGLVGAQLGVSLVPDVKVIDKSKVKLIEVQNPICTRKIGIARLKDSYLSPATAKFIQYAMDLYKTN
- a CDS encoding MFS transporter, with the translated sequence MDYIQRGTHTFKLVNIALFAGGFNTFAILWGTQPLLPEIAKEFHLSPAVSSLSLSSTTIALAISMIIAGSLSEVFGRKPVMTFALVASSILSILTAFSPTFHLLLLCRILQGITLAGLPAVAMAYLGEEIEAKSLGFAMGLYISGNSVGGMSGRIISGILTDLFSWRIALAGIGIVSLLASIIFWFILPKSSHFKPRKFAIKPLVSSLFSQFKEPGLIYIFMTGFLLMGSFISLYNYIGFQLIEPPYSLSQTLVGFIFIVYTIGTFSSTWMGMLADNHGKKKLLQISLIILLLGACITLHTALSLKIIGIAVFTFGFFAGHSIASSWVGQLATHDKAQAAALYLFFYYFGSSIGGTISGTFYSRFGWVGVISMIVVFTSISIILSLRLGTITSKRVKYTPHEV
- a CDS encoding DUF2935 domain-containing protein, translated to MQFYYGQQMPLRILDEAEFWKEQEKEHTIVIRELVPNLEPEFLNALHDWEKVLGETRQQVVQFIQTVVRVGQYVPQALQQQVLQMVPHWLEQSLGFIELCRQIKNNSKPVSTNPTAKVVLDHIIRESEYFIGIGQALLYNQSQ
- a CDS encoding methyl-accepting chemotaxis protein, whose product is MQATKSLLVKVMLFILAVTLFITTATGWLNYKTSKDIIIRSLQNNAESQIAIHASQLGTWLQTRKSEVEVMSNIDLVRFGSKEDILRYFAGERKRTGDLYSSIGICDTEGNLTLDSNITIQISSETSFPDVMSGNSIISNPFPDKADPNNLIISFEVPVYDENKKVKGLISGAAPINNVFAEAANFKIGKTDNVYVFQEDGLIIHHPDKTKVLQENLLQSSNPEIKNLAIEMVKNKHGFSKLTVNGQDRMYFYALVPHTTWIMMIEVPLKEFTAQLTPLLFITIGSGIAGLLLTGIILFLLLKHPINRIRKVAQVAEVIADGKLVVEKIEDTHDDEVSLLADAVNKMASNLRDLLTHVNQTIEQVTVASNQFIQGVEFASNAAKSITGSAQEVSAATDHQLQAIQQNADALDQMASGIQRVAASSSDVSEAASKTEEEALQGNQSLTEAVKQMDNIYQSVHKSRNVVQLLANRSKEIGEISSIITSIADQTNLLALNAAIEAARAGEHGKGFAVVAEEVRKLAEQSKDSADKISNLIYEIQEDTEEAVQAMAAGATDAQRGIDIVNKAGKMFTNILVAIEQITDQIQEVSASSEQISASTEEITASSSEMLTIAQKSADNASIVTTQTDSQLAMIEDMKNSNNALQTMISELQKAMRKFTL
- a CDS encoding arsenic transporter, which gives rise to MQQMVWITILAFFGTIGFILWRPRGLNEAIPATIGAIIVILSGSVPLRDLGIITETISGAAITIMATIVMAIVLESFGFFNWVAEKLAEKAKGSGIRLFWYVNLLCFLMTLFFNNDGSILITTPILVMLLNNMGLKNYEKIPYLLSGAIIATASSAPIGVSNIVNLIALKIVDMSLYMHTAMMFVPATLGLLLLVVLLFLRFKKVLPKTIPSKITGLSLPSYHPLKHNPIYSSEKNRTRFMIHVLLFVFAVRISLFIASFLSIPVSLMAVIGSLVLLGWRWAYLKIPPGDMLKKTPWYIIVFAFSMYVIIYGLNNIGLTDWLIGFMRPLVSGSLLNSSLFMGILLSVLSNLFNNHPALMIGTITLTNLNLDLLSLKISYLASVIGSDVGSLLLPMGTLATLMWMHIVKRGKVMITWWEYIRVTIVVIPPTVIFTLVVLYYWVSWLFG